A region of Streptomyces sp. NBC_01267 DNA encodes the following proteins:
- a CDS encoding type I polyketide synthase, whose product MTPRTDPVRPLPELLREHARLRGSTIAFQDSCSRVTYAELELRTGRLAGHLAGLGLRHGERAAVLLGNRVEAVESLLAVTRAGAVGVPMDARSTGAELAHLLDDSGARVVFTDRAGLGLLRLLLPERPQLTVVLVQDTGTPGGVRDEAGAAGEGGSAADTDGTLPYESMATTEPSVPAPDDLGLDEVAWLLYTSGSTGAPKGVLSTQRSRLSSVVSGFVGVLGLSADDRLLWPLPLHHAMGQILCVIGVTATGAGAVLLPRFSVTDVLGELRRTDAPVTLLAGVPTTYGKLLEAVRGEGLKVPALRGCVSGGVAAPPGFQREFEEICRVPFLEHYGSTEAGPVTMTAAGVDRAAGSCGQVLPGMRARIGDGSNDGGSGFGGDNGGEALGEGELWVSGPGVMAGYHGRPEDTDEVLRDGWYRTGDLARIDARGDVTITGRVDELIIRAGENIHPSEVEAVLLALPGVKDAAVSGRPDGVLGEVPVAHLVPERPGALDRRAVLAACREHLSPFKVPAALYEVDVIPRTASGKAKRYALADRPARLLEAGVSPAAGAGSVDLAALVRTEVAAVLGCAVDEVEPGTAFRDLGLDSLTSTLLRDRLASATGLPLSEAAAFDFPTTTELAAHLRARLSGVPADAAATRPEGADPADDPVVIVGMACRFPGGVESPEDLWRLVDEGVDAITPFPADRGWDLDGLYDPDPGRTGRTYVREGGFLSGVDRFDPAFFGISPREALAMDPQHRLLLEVAWEAFEHAGIDPGTVRGTPTGVYAGLMYSDYASRFVRTPERVEGYLAIGSAGSVASGRIAYALGLEGPAMTVDTACSSSLVALHLAVQALRRGECSLALAGGVTVMSAPHSFVEFSRQRALAPDGRCKAFGASADGTAWAEGAGMLLVTRLSEARRAGYRVLAVVRGSAVNQDGASNGLTAPHGPAQQRVIRQALADARLAPAEIDAVEAHGTGTRLGDVIEAEAFLAAYGQDTRENPLWLGSVKSNFGHTQAAAGMAGVMKMVQAMAHGVLPRTLHADEPTPRVDWSSGTLSLLTRPMPWPRTGRPRRAGVSSFGISGTNAHLVLEQAPAVPDQFSPVLDQASAVPEQAATVRERAAAADPGASVASGDPDAPDTLGTPGTPDVPDIGSPAAREGAGTAVPFPVSARSAPGLLAQARRLRADVAARPGTSLLDFGFSLATARAAFEHRAVVVAADRDELLASLDAVAGGRHRPGVSTSGPRPAGQVVFLFTGQGSQRLGMGRELYGAHPVFARSFDETCALLDPLLPKPLRDVVFAEGTSSSDGSDGPERGGLLDTTLFAQPALFALEVALFRLLESWGVRPDLVAGHSVGEVAAAHAAGMLSLADACTLVAARGRLMDALPAGGAMAAVRADEGEIAAFLAGREREVEIAAVNGRSVVVSGDEPAVLDVLAHWREQGRETRRLQVSHAFHSARMEPMLDAFAAVARDITYSRPGIPLVTAVADRLATDGELCAPGYWVDHVRRPVRFADTVRYLREKGATHFVELGPDGVLTGLARDCLSDTRTPAHGPAPLVVPTLRGSRPEAEALLATVAALHAHGVGVDWRAVFAGRGAQRTALPLYAFQRGRYWLDADRPDAATAEPEAAPHPFLRSATATADDDGLLLNGLLSLRDQPWLADHTVLDSVLLPATAFVDMAVHAGDRVGTPVLEELTLTAPLSLPADETVELQVKVARPDAGGRRAVVFHARPRTTSYDGTWSRHASGILASEGPQELPEPVATPSVWPPAGAVPLPLDDGSGTESRTGSGSGSESRSGSGARSGVGLYDRFARGGLHYGPAFQGLRAAWRLGADILAEVSLPEEEHVNAGLFTLHPALLDAALHAMTLDGSAPGDGDSGTGTGTGTGTGSSSSSDSTAVSLPFAWSGVRLHASGARRLRVRVSPGAENGARLELTDGTGAPVATVRSLVLRPLPREQMSGVGTPRDCLFRLDWTRLPDSPAPAPDGPPGWGVLGEPGPWLRDAFLPAGVRPTAYADPASAGADAPAVVVACPPLTEADGQDRASAAHSTAGWALRLVQDWLAEERLANSRLVVLTSGALHTGAEADSVNGCASSGRGSGAEDAALTCAPVWGLLRSAQTENPGRFALVDIDDHPASSGVLARVLASPEPQLAVRAGVAYVPRLVRASGMAEADEGSRPRPRLNPAGTVLITGGSGSLGMSFARHLAVAHGVRHLLLVGRRGADTPGTGELRAELAELGVEVTVAACDVADRTALAALLADVPEAHPLTGVVHTAGVLDDGVIPALTPERLDRVLRPKVDAALALHELTRDSDLAVFALFSSVAGVFGSGGQGNYAAANAYLDALAQHRRDLGLPAVSLAWGPWQQSGGMTAALRDADLRRMTRSGFVPLRTEEGLALFDAAVDGRDAVLVAARMNPEASGSAGAPLRVPGRGPARRIAAAGTESAPAGGESLRRRLAATPAGEHGALLLAEVRTEAATALGHGADPSAVEPDRPLAELGLDSLAAVELRNRLATVTGLALPATLLFDYPTPREVAAHLEERWSRTTPETPDAPDRPSSAASAASAASSASSASATDSLSALFRTACARGKAWEGIALLTIASRFRAVFDSAEALGAPPAPLTVATGGVGPRLICFPALSALSGPHEYIRFGRDLQGLRPVSVLPNPGFLPGEALPGTLDAFVAVQAAAVLASAGDEPFALLGRSAGGWVAHAVAERLEHAGVHPSAVVLVDTFPGDNPRGGRSGSGSRHGDGPALSPMTVHMLDKAARFAPAETDRLTAMAGYLDLFSDWEPKALSAATLFVRAGDGLPGIEAAGAWRLPHAEVTVPGDHFTVLEDHARTTALAVHDWLSARR is encoded by the coding sequence GTGACACCACGCACAGATCCCGTCCGGCCCCTGCCCGAGCTGCTCCGGGAGCATGCCCGGCTCCGCGGCTCCACGATCGCCTTCCAGGATTCCTGTTCCCGGGTGACCTACGCGGAGTTGGAGCTGCGGACCGGGCGGCTGGCCGGGCATCTGGCCGGGCTCGGTCTGCGGCACGGTGAGCGGGCGGCGGTCCTTCTCGGTAACCGGGTCGAAGCCGTCGAGAGCCTGCTCGCAGTCACCAGGGCCGGCGCGGTGGGTGTACCGATGGACGCGCGGAGCACCGGGGCGGAACTGGCTCATCTGCTGGACGACAGCGGCGCCCGGGTGGTCTTCACCGACCGGGCCGGACTGGGCCTGCTGCGGCTGCTGTTACCTGAGCGCCCGCAGTTGACCGTGGTGCTCGTCCAGGACACCGGGACGCCCGGCGGCGTACGGGACGAGGCCGGGGCGGCGGGTGAGGGCGGCAGCGCGGCGGACACCGACGGCACGCTCCCGTACGAGTCCATGGCCACCACCGAACCGTCCGTTCCGGCTCCGGACGACCTCGGGCTCGACGAGGTGGCGTGGCTGCTCTACACCTCCGGTTCGACGGGCGCCCCCAAGGGCGTGCTGTCCACCCAGCGCAGCCGCCTGTCGTCGGTGGTGTCCGGCTTCGTCGGCGTCCTCGGCCTGTCCGCCGACGACCGCCTGCTGTGGCCGCTGCCCCTCCACCACGCCATGGGCCAGATCCTGTGCGTCATCGGGGTGACCGCGACCGGGGCCGGCGCTGTGCTCCTGCCGCGGTTCTCCGTGACGGACGTCCTGGGTGAACTGCGCCGGACGGACGCCCCGGTCACGTTGCTGGCCGGTGTGCCGACGACGTACGGAAAGCTCCTGGAAGCCGTACGCGGCGAAGGGCTGAAGGTGCCCGCACTGCGTGGCTGCGTCAGTGGCGGCGTGGCCGCACCGCCCGGTTTCCAGCGGGAATTCGAGGAGATCTGCCGGGTGCCGTTCCTCGAGCACTACGGGAGCACCGAGGCGGGGCCCGTCACCATGACCGCAGCGGGTGTCGACCGGGCGGCCGGTTCGTGCGGGCAGGTACTGCCGGGCATGCGGGCGCGGATCGGCGACGGCAGCAACGACGGCGGAAGCGGGTTCGGCGGAGACAACGGCGGCGAGGCCCTGGGCGAAGGGGAGTTGTGGGTCAGCGGGCCCGGTGTCATGGCCGGGTACCACGGTCGGCCCGAGGACACCGACGAGGTCCTGCGCGACGGCTGGTACCGCACGGGTGACCTGGCCCGGATCGATGCCCGGGGCGATGTCACCATCACCGGCCGGGTCGACGAGCTGATCATCCGGGCCGGGGAGAACATCCACCCCTCCGAGGTGGAGGCGGTGCTGCTGGCGCTGCCGGGGGTCAAGGACGCCGCCGTGTCCGGCCGCCCGGACGGCGTGCTCGGTGAGGTGCCGGTCGCCCATCTCGTCCCGGAGAGACCCGGCGCGCTCGACAGGAGGGCGGTCCTCGCCGCCTGCCGGGAACACCTGTCGCCGTTCAAGGTCCCGGCCGCCCTGTACGAGGTGGACGTGATCCCGCGCACCGCCTCGGGGAAGGCCAAGCGGTACGCGCTCGCGGACCGGCCCGCGCGGCTCCTGGAGGCCGGGGTCTCCCCGGCGGCGGGGGCCGGTTCGGTGGATCTGGCCGCGCTGGTACGGACCGAGGTCGCCGCTGTACTGGGCTGCGCCGTCGACGAGGTGGAGCCGGGGACCGCGTTCCGCGACCTGGGGCTGGACTCGTTGACGTCGACGCTGCTGCGTGACCGCCTGGCGTCGGCGACCGGGCTCCCCCTGTCCGAGGCCGCCGCCTTCGACTTCCCCACCACGACGGAACTGGCCGCTCACCTCCGGGCACGGCTCTCCGGCGTGCCCGCGGACGCCGCGGCCACCCGCCCGGAGGGCGCGGACCCGGCCGACGACCCGGTGGTGATCGTCGGGATGGCCTGCCGCTTCCCGGGCGGTGTGGAGTCCCCGGAGGACCTGTGGCGGCTGGTCGACGAGGGCGTCGACGCCATCACCCCGTTCCCCGCCGACCGGGGGTGGGACCTGGACGGGCTGTACGACCCGGATCCCGGGCGGACGGGGCGGACGTACGTACGCGAGGGTGGCTTCCTGTCCGGCGTGGACCGGTTCGATCCGGCCTTCTTCGGTATCTCGCCCCGCGAGGCCCTGGCGATGGATCCGCAGCACCGGCTGCTGCTCGAAGTCGCCTGGGAGGCCTTCGAGCACGCCGGGATCGATCCCGGCACGGTGCGCGGGACGCCCACCGGTGTGTACGCGGGGCTCATGTACAGCGACTACGCCAGCCGTTTCGTCCGCACACCGGAGCGGGTGGAGGGCTATCTCGCCATCGGCAGCGCGGGCAGCGTCGCGTCCGGCCGTATCGCCTACGCCCTGGGGCTGGAAGGGCCCGCGATGACCGTGGACACGGCGTGCTCGTCGTCGTTGGTGGCCCTGCACCTGGCGGTCCAGGCGCTGCGCAGGGGCGAGTGCTCGCTCGCGCTGGCCGGTGGTGTCACGGTGATGTCGGCGCCGCACTCCTTCGTCGAGTTCAGCAGGCAGCGCGCGCTGGCCCCCGACGGCCGCTGCAAGGCGTTCGGTGCGTCGGCGGACGGCACCGCGTGGGCCGAAGGCGCGGGAATGCTCCTGGTCACCCGGCTGTCGGAGGCGCGGCGGGCGGGCTACCGGGTGCTGGCCGTGGTCCGCGGCTCCGCGGTGAATCAGGACGGAGCGAGCAACGGCCTGACGGCGCCGCACGGACCGGCTCAGCAACGGGTGATCCGCCAGGCCCTGGCCGACGCGCGGCTGGCCCCCGCGGAGATCGACGCGGTGGAGGCGCACGGCACGGGTACCCGGCTCGGTGACGTCATCGAGGCGGAGGCGTTCCTCGCGGCCTACGGGCAGGACACGCGGGAGAACCCCCTGTGGCTGGGGTCGGTCAAGTCCAACTTCGGGCACACGCAGGCCGCGGCGGGGATGGCCGGGGTGATGAAGATGGTCCAGGCGATGGCGCACGGGGTGCTGCCCCGGACGCTGCACGCCGACGAGCCGACACCGCGGGTGGACTGGTCGTCGGGCACGCTGTCGCTGCTGACCCGGCCGATGCCGTGGCCCCGGACGGGCAGGCCACGGCGGGCAGGGGTGTCGTCCTTCGGGATCAGTGGGACCAACGCACACCTGGTACTTGAGCAGGCGCCTGCGGTACCCGACCAGTTCTCTCCGGTACTCGACCAGGCGTCTGCGGTACCTGAGCAGGCCGCGACGGTACGTGAGCGGGCCGCTGCGGCAGATCCGGGTGCCTCCGTTGCCTCGGGTGATCCGGACGCCCCGGACACCCTGGGCACCCCGGGCACCCCGGACGTCCCGGACATCGGCTCCCCGGCCGCGCGGGAGGGAGCGGGAACAGCCGTACCGTTCCCGGTGTCGGCGAGGAGCGCCCCGGGGCTCCTCGCTCAGGCCCGGCGGCTGCGCGCCGATGTGGCCGCACGCCCCGGGACGAGCCTGCTGGACTTCGGGTTCTCCCTGGCCACGGCCCGCGCCGCCTTCGAGCACCGTGCGGTGGTGGTGGCCGCCGACCGCGACGAACTGCTCGCCTCCCTCGACGCGGTGGCCGGAGGACGGCACCGGCCGGGCGTGAGCACGAGCGGCCCGCGCCCGGCGGGCCAGGTGGTCTTCCTCTTCACCGGCCAGGGCAGTCAGCGCCTCGGCATGGGCCGGGAGCTGTACGGGGCCCATCCCGTCTTCGCCCGCTCCTTCGACGAGACCTGTGCACTGCTGGATCCGCTCCTGCCGAAGCCGCTGCGGGACGTGGTGTTCGCCGAGGGAACAAGCAGTTCGGACGGGTCGGACGGACCGGAGAGGGGCGGGCTGCTCGATACGACGCTGTTCGCGCAGCCCGCGCTGTTCGCCCTGGAGGTGGCCCTGTTCCGGCTGCTGGAGTCCTGGGGTGTACGCCCCGACCTGGTGGCGGGGCACTCCGTCGGCGAGGTGGCGGCGGCCCACGCCGCCGGGATGCTGTCCCTGGCGGACGCCTGCACCCTGGTGGCGGCCCGCGGCCGTCTGATGGACGCGCTGCCCGCGGGCGGGGCGATGGCCGCGGTACGGGCCGACGAGGGCGAGATCGCCGCGTTCCTGGCGGGCCGGGAGCGGGAGGTGGAGATCGCGGCCGTGAACGGCCGCTCGGTGGTCGTCTCCGGTGACGAGCCGGCGGTACTGGACGTCCTCGCGCACTGGCGCGAACAGGGCCGCGAGACCAGGCGACTTCAGGTGAGCCATGCCTTCCACTCGGCGCGCATGGAGCCCATGCTCGACGCGTTCGCCGCGGTGGCGCGGGACATCACCTACTCGCGGCCGGGGATTCCGCTGGTGACCGCCGTGGCGGACCGGCTCGCCACGGACGGGGAACTGTGCGCGCCCGGCTACTGGGTGGACCACGTACGCCGCCCGGTCCGCTTCGCCGACACGGTGCGGTATCTGCGGGAGAAGGGCGCGACGCACTTCGTCGAACTCGGCCCGGACGGCGTGCTCACGGGCCTGGCACGCGACTGCCTCTCCGATACGCGCACCCCCGCGCACGGCCCCGCGCCCCTGGTCGTCCCGACGCTGCGCGGGTCCCGGCCGGAGGCCGAGGCGCTGCTCGCCACGGTGGCCGCGCTGCACGCGCACGGCGTGGGTGTGGACTGGCGCGCGGTCTTCGCCGGACGCGGGGCGCAGCGTACGGCGTTGCCGCTGTACGCGTTCCAGCGCGGGCGCTACTGGCTCGACGCCGACCGGCCGGACGCCGCCACGGCGGAGCCGGAAGCCGCACCTCACCCGTTCCTGCGGTCCGCCACGGCGACGGCGGACGACGACGGGCTGCTGCTGAACGGCCTGCTGTCCCTGCGGGACCAGCCCTGGCTGGCCGACCACACGGTGCTGGACAGCGTGCTCCTGCCGGCAACAGCGTTCGTCGACATGGCGGTTCACGCAGGTGACCGGGTGGGAACCCCGGTGCTGGAGGAACTCACCCTGACGGCACCGCTGTCGCTGCCCGCCGACGAGACGGTCGAACTGCAGGTGAAGGTGGCGCGACCGGACGCGGGCGGGCGACGGGCGGTGGTGTTCCACGCACGGCCGCGCACGACCTCGTACGACGGGACATGGAGCCGCCACGCCTCCGGGATCCTCGCTTCCGAGGGCCCGCAGGAGCTGCCGGAGCCAGTAGCCACGCCGTCCGTGTGGCCGCCTGCGGGCGCCGTCCCGCTGCCGCTCGACGACGGATCCGGGACCGAGTCCAGGACCGGGTCCGGGTCCGGGTCCGAGTCCCGATCCGGGTCCGGGGCGCGGTCCGGCGTCGGACTCTACGACCGGTTCGCGCGCGGCGGGCTCCACTACGGACCGGCTTTCCAGGGCCTGCGGGCCGCCTGGCGGCTGGGCGCCGACATCCTCGCCGAGGTCTCGCTCCCGGAGGAGGAGCACGTCAACGCCGGTCTGTTCACCCTGCATCCGGCCCTGCTGGACGCGGCACTGCACGCCATGACACTCGACGGATCCGCACCGGGCGACGGCGACAGCGGCACCGGCACCGGCACCGGCACCGGCACCGGCAGCAGCAGCAGCAGCGACAGCACGGCGGTGTCGCTGCCGTTCGCCTGGAGCGGTGTCCGGCTCCACGCGTCCGGTGCCCGCCGACTGCGGGTACGGGTGTCGCCGGGCGCGGAGAACGGAGCACGGCTGGAGCTGACCGACGGGACCGGTGCGCCCGTGGCCACCGTGCGGTCACTGGTCCTGCGACCGCTCCCCCGCGAACAGATGAGCGGCGTAGGCACGCCTCGTGACTGCCTGTTCCGCCTGGACTGGACGCGCCTGCCGGATTCCCCCGCCCCCGCGCCGGACGGACCGCCCGGGTGGGGTGTTCTGGGCGAGCCCGGCCCGTGGCTGCGCGACGCGTTCCTGCCGGCGGGCGTCCGGCCGACGGCGTACGCGGATCCCGCCTCGGCGGGCGCCGACGCACCGGCTGTCGTCGTCGCCTGTCCGCCGCTCACCGAGGCGGACGGGCAGGACCGGGCGTCGGCCGCGCACAGTACGGCCGGATGGGCGCTGCGGCTCGTGCAGGACTGGCTCGCCGAGGAGCGACTGGCGAACTCCCGTCTGGTGGTGCTCACTTCGGGCGCTCTCCACACAGGAGCGGAGGCAGACAGCGTCAACGGCTGCGCCAGCAGCGGCAGAGGCAGCGGTGCGGAGGATGCTGCTCTCACCTGTGCGCCGGTATGGGGACTGCTCCGCTCGGCGCAGACGGAGAACCCCGGCCGCTTCGCCCTGGTCGACATCGACGACCACCCGGCCTCCTCGGGGGTGTTGGCCCGGGTCCTGGCGAGCCCGGAGCCACAGTTGGCCGTGCGAGCCGGGGTCGCGTACGTACCGAGGCTGGTCCGTGCGTCCGGCATGGCGGAGGCCGACGAAGGTTCACGGCCCAGGCCCCGGCTGAACCCTGCGGGCACCGTCCTGATCACCGGGGGCTCCGGCTCCCTCGGCATGTCGTTCGCCCGCCATCTCGCGGTCGCACACGGCGTGCGTCACCTGCTGCTCGTCGGACGGCGCGGAGCGGATACGCCCGGCACCGGTGAACTTCGCGCGGAGCTGGCCGAGTTGGGTGTCGAGGTGACGGTAGCGGCGTGCGATGTCGCCGACCGCACGGCGCTCGCCGCGCTCCTCGCGGACGTACCGGAGGCGCACCCGCTGACCGGTGTGGTGCACACCGCGGGCGTGCTGGACGACGGGGTGATCCCGGCGCTCACCCCGGAGCGTCTGGACCGGGTGCTGCGGCCGAAGGTGGACGCGGCGCTGGCCCTGCACGAGTTGACCCGGGACAGCGACCTGGCCGTCTTCGCGCTGTTCTCCTCGGTGGCCGGGGTGTTCGGCTCCGGCGGCCAGGGCAACTACGCGGCGGCGAACGCGTACCTGGACGCGCTGGCACAGCACCGCAGGGATCTCGGCCTGCCCGCTGTCTCTCTCGCCTGGGGGCCGTGGCAGCAGAGCGGCGGTATGACCGCTGCCCTGCGCGACGCGGATCTGCGCCGGATGACCCGTTCCGGTTTCGTCCCGCTGCGGACCGAGGAGGGCCTCGCGCTCTTCGACGCCGCCGTCGACGGCCGGGACGCGGTCCTGGTGGCAGCCCGCATGAACCCGGAGGCCTCCGGGTCGGCCGGGGCGCCGCTGCGCGTGCCGGGTCGTGGGCCCGCCCGGCGGATCGCCGCGGCCGGCACGGAGTCCGCGCCCGCCGGAGGTGAATCCCTGCGGCGACGGCTCGCCGCCACGCCTGCGGGCGAACACGGCGCACTGCTCCTGGCGGAGGTACGCACGGAAGCCGCCACGGCGCTCGGCCACGGCGCGGACCCGTCGGCAGTCGAACCGGACCGCCCGCTGGCCGAGTTGGGGCTCGACTCGCTGGCCGCCGTCGAGCTGCGCAACCGGCTCGCGACGGTGACGGGGCTCGCCCTGCCGGCCACGCTCCTCTTCGACTACCCCACGCCCCGTGAGGTCGCCGCCCACCTGGAGGAGCGCTGGTCCCGGACCACCCCGGAAACACCGGACGCCCCGGACCGGCCGTCCTCCGCCGCCTCCGCCGCCTCCGCCGCCTCCTCTGCCTCCTCTGCCTCCGCCACCGACTCGCTGTCCGCT
- the nrtL gene encoding ArgS-related anticodon-binding protein NrtL: MTPAELSRTVAHAVRRAVDEGALSVAVPERVKIERPRPGGRGDYATSAALQLAGPAGMPPRAVAEALRGRIAGTRGIACVEITGPGFLNFTLAPDTSDTVVRTVREQGLRYGGGSPTAFRSAAPADPRLGADAGRWDALVGGGDGLLVRRGSNPLFRVQYAHARSRALLRNARDLGFAPAYEEPAYEEDGFAPAYAQDGGPAPTCEQGSGTGTGTACATAPPPGRSALLGALADYPAVVEAGAPHRLARHLVTVADAFLEFHISVLPVGDEKPSAAHRSRLALAEAAGTVLAGGLSLLGISAPEHI, from the coding sequence GTGACTCCCGCAGAGCTCTCCCGTACCGTCGCGCACGCCGTGCGCCGCGCGGTGGACGAGGGTGCCCTGAGCGTGGCTGTTCCCGAGCGGGTCAAGATCGAACGGCCCCGGCCCGGCGGGCGCGGGGACTACGCCACCAGCGCGGCCCTCCAGCTGGCCGGTCCGGCCGGGATGCCGCCCCGGGCGGTCGCCGAGGCCCTGCGCGGGCGGATCGCCGGTACGCGCGGGATCGCGTGCGTCGAGATCACCGGCCCGGGATTCCTGAACTTCACGCTGGCGCCCGACACCTCGGACACCGTCGTACGGACCGTGCGGGAGCAGGGCCTGCGGTACGGCGGCGGCTCGCCCACCGCCTTCCGGAGCGCCGCGCCCGCAGACCCCCGCCTCGGGGCCGACGCCGGCCGCTGGGACGCCCTGGTCGGCGGTGGCGACGGACTGCTGGTCCGGCGCGGGAGCAACCCCCTCTTCCGGGTGCAGTACGCGCACGCCCGCAGCCGCGCGCTGCTGCGCAACGCCCGCGACCTCGGCTTCGCGCCCGCGTACGAGGAGCCCGCGTACGAGGAGGACGGTTTCGCGCCCGCGTACGCGCAGGACGGCGGCCCCGCGCCCACGTGCGAACAGGGCAGCGGGACGGGGACCGGAACCGCGTGCGCGACCGCGCCGCCCCCCGGCCGGTCCGCTCTCCTCGGGGCCCTGGCCGATTACCCCGCCGTGGTCGAGGCCGGGGCGCCGCACCGGCTCGCCCGGCATCTGGTGACGGTCGCCGACGCGTTCCTGGAGTTCCACATCAGCGTGCTGCCCGTCGGTGACGAGAAACCCTCGGCCGCCCACCGATCCCGGCTCGCTCTCGCCGAAGCCGCCGGGACGGTGCTGGCAGGCGGCCTGTCCCTGCTCGGCATCAGCGCACCCGAACACATCTGA
- a CDS encoding response regulator: protein MSGTYGRVLVVDDNKVIRQLIRVNLELEGFEVVTAADGVECLDIVHRVAPDVITLDVVMPRLDGLSTAARLRSDPRTSLLPLAIISACTNHEVENGLASGVDAFLSKPFEPAELIQLVGQLMRIRRDGSPARGPVGAGPQGASRPAGRAGSALG from the coding sequence GTGTCTGGCACGTACGGCCGGGTGCTTGTTGTCGATGACAACAAGGTCATCCGCCAGTTGATCAGGGTCAACCTCGAGCTGGAGGGCTTCGAGGTCGTGACCGCGGCCGATGGTGTCGAATGTCTGGACATCGTGCACCGGGTCGCCCCCGACGTGATCACCCTGGACGTCGTCATGCCGCGCCTGGACGGGCTGAGTACCGCCGCCCGGCTGCGCTCCGACCCGCGGACGAGCCTGCTGCCGCTCGCGATCATCAGCGCGTGCACGAACCACGAGGTGGAGAACGGGCTCGCGTCCGGGGTCGACGCCTTTCTGTCCAAGCCGTTCGAGCCCGCCGAGCTGATCCAGCTCGTGGGGCAGCTGATGCGGATCCGGCGGGACGGGTCCCCGGCGCGCGGGCCGGTCGGCGCCGGTCCCCAGGGCGCATCCCGGCCTGCCGGAAGGGCCGGGAGCGCGCTCGGCTGA
- the lysA gene encoding diaminopimelate decarboxylase: MSRSAHPAGPRHADVYTEGHYSAPAEDLNSLDEKVWSRTVGRDADGVVTVGGIEVTRLAEEFGTPAYFLDEADFRARCRAWADAFGRDADVFYAGKAFLSRAVVKWLQEEGLNLDVCSGGELTTALAAGMPAARIAFHGNNKTTEEIERAVDAGVGRIVLDSFQEIVRVAHIAQSRGKRQRVQIRVTVGVEAHTHEFIATAHEDQKFGIALADGQAAEAVRRALKLDGLELIGIHSHIGSQIFDMAGFEVSARRVVQLLAEVRDEHGVELPEIDLGGGLGIAYTSEDDPREPHEIAKALGEIVTRECESAGLTTPRISVEPGRAIVGPTAFTLYEVGTIKPLEGLRTYVSVDGGMSDNIRTALYDAEYSVALVSRTSTAEPMLVRVVGKHCESGDILVKDAFLPADLAPGDLLAVPATGAYCRSMASNYNHALRPPVVAVRDGEARVIVRRETEEDLLRLDVG, translated from the coding sequence ATGAGCCGTTCCGCACACCCCGCCGGGCCCCGGCACGCCGACGTCTACACCGAGGGGCACTACTCGGCCCCCGCCGAGGACCTCAACTCCCTGGACGAGAAGGTGTGGTCGCGTACGGTCGGCCGCGACGCGGACGGCGTCGTCACCGTCGGCGGGATCGAAGTGACCCGGCTGGCCGAGGAGTTCGGCACCCCCGCCTACTTCCTCGACGAGGCCGACTTCCGCGCCAGGTGCCGGGCCTGGGCGGACGCCTTCGGGCGGGACGCGGACGTCTTCTACGCGGGCAAGGCGTTCCTCTCGCGCGCCGTCGTGAAGTGGCTCCAGGAAGAGGGGCTGAACCTCGACGTCTGCTCCGGTGGCGAGCTGACCACCGCGCTGGCCGCCGGGATGCCCGCCGCGCGGATCGCCTTCCACGGCAACAACAAGACCACCGAGGAGATCGAGCGGGCCGTCGACGCCGGCGTCGGACGCATCGTGCTCGACTCCTTCCAGGAGATCGTCCGCGTCGCGCACATCGCGCAGAGCCGCGGCAAGCGCCAGCGGGTACAGATCCGGGTGACGGTCGGCGTCGAGGCGCACACCCACGAGTTCATCGCCACCGCCCACGAGGACCAGAAGTTCGGGATCGCGCTCGCCGACGGGCAGGCCGCCGAGGCCGTCCGCAGGGCGCTCAAGCTCGACGGGCTCGAACTCATCGGTATCCACTCGCACATCGGGTCGCAGATCTTCGACATGGCGGGCTTCGAGGTCTCCGCGCGCCGGGTGGTGCAGCTCCTCGCCGAGGTGCGCGACGAACACGGCGTCGAGCTCCCCGAGATCGACCTCGGCGGCGGTCTCGGCATCGCGTACACCTCGGAGGACGACCCGCGCGAGCCGCACGAGATCGCCAAGGCGCTCGGCGAGATCGTCACCCGGGAGTGCGAGTCGGCGGGACTGACCACGCCGCGCATCTCGGTCGAGCCGGGACGCGCCATCGTCGGACCCACCGCCTTCACGCTGTACGAGGTCGGCACCATCAAGCCGCTGGAGGGGCTGCGTACCTACGTCAGTGTCGACGGCGGCATGTCCGACAACATCCGTACGGCCCTCTACGACGCCGAGTACAGCGTCGCCCTCGTCTCCCGTACGTCGACCGCCGAGCCGATGCTCGTCCGCGTGGTCGGCAAGCACTGCGAGAGCGGCGACATCCTGGTCAAGGACGCGTTCCTGCCCGCGGACCTCGCGCCGGGTGATCTCCTCGCCGTTCCCGCCACCGGGGCGTACTGCCGTTCCATGGCGAGCAACTACAACCACGCGCTGCGCCCGCCCGTCGTCGCCGTCAGGGACGGCGAGGCCCGGGTGATCGTCCGGCGTGAGACGGAGGAAGATCTCCTGCGCCTCGATGTCGGGTAG